The nucleotide sequence ATATCATTCTATAGTTATATTTGCTGTATGGCTGTTGTAAATAAATTGTAAAATTTTCACGATAAAAATATAATATCATAAACTAATAGAATATGTAACCACTTGGGAAAAAATAACGATAAGGAGCCAAAAATGACTCCTTATCGTTATTTTAGCTTATCTGGTAAAGAAATGATAGATTCTATGAGAATGTTTAGTTTCCCTTCAATTCGATGCATTAAGTAAAAGGTCACAGCGATTGGAAAACCAACATCCTTAATAAAGGACAACCATGTCTCTCCCACCATTTTGCCTCCCCTCTATAAAAAGGGAGTGAAAAAATCACTCCCTTCATGCATTAGATCTCAATATCAAATACGTTACGTTCTACAATACGCGCCTCTTTCTTCTCTACAAGGTCTCCACCGGAAGAATAAAGTGCGTTCTGAGCAATGATGGTATCCATCGCTGTGTTTACGGCTGCTGGGTCAGCAGGTTCAACTGGAGCATCTAGAGAAATTGTCACAGTCTTCCCTTCCGTGTTAAAGAATTTGAGTTCTAATTTCTTCATCCTTTTCACCTCCCACTTTTCAACCTTGACCTAGAATTTACGATTCCGTAATCAATAGGTCATCTTTTTGCTGAATGGAGTTTAACGTCTTTTGTTGTAATGGTACAAGTGCGCTAGCAATGGCGAAAAGTTGATCTGCAGTTGCTGTTGTTTTTACATTGTTGAATGATTTTCTTCTTAAGATTGTTTCACCCGTTTCTGGATTCACCCCATCCTCAAATACAAGCTGTAGACCGGAGTCTACTTTTTGTGCGACTGCCATAGCAAAAACACCTCCTTTCACTTCAATAATGGTTTGGAAGTGATAGGGAGGTGTCATATAAAAGAATTTATTTATTAATTTTAAGTTTTTCCTCTTGGAGTAATTTTAGTAATGGTCTATAATTCTTATCTATTAAACCAGTAGACTCAACTATTAACTCAGTCAAAATTAACAATACTACTATTGTGATTGTTGAACCCCACATTGTTGTCCTAGAGAAGATAATTGCAGCTACACTGAACAATCCACTTATAGCATATATAAGTAATACCGTTTGTCTGTGACTATACCCTAGACCTAATAAACAGTGGTGGAGGTGCAATTTATCTGGCGCTGAAAGTGGTTTTCTTTGAATAATTCTCCTTATAATTGCAAAAAATGTATCTAGAAGCGGTACTCCAAGAATTATAACAGGTATTAATAATGAGAAGAACGTTACATTTTTATATAAGCCCATTAGTGATAGTACACTAATCATGTACCCCAACAATAAAGAACCCGTGTCTCCCATAAAAATTTTTGCTGGGTAAAAATTATATACCAGGAAGCCTAGAGTACTACTTAACAACATTATCCCCAATAACGCAACGAAAGTATTTCCAAGGGATATGGCCATGCCTGATATAGTTAATAAAGCTATTGAGGATACCCCTGCAGCAAGCCCATCTAAGCCATCAATTAGATTAATAGCATTAGTGACTCCAACAATCCAAAGAATTGTTATTGGAATACTTAAATAGCCAAATTCAATACGATCTAAAAACGGTATAGTAATAAATTCAATCTGAATCCCACCAATTACTGTTATTATAGCTACCAATAATTGAACTCCAAATTTTATCTTTGCTGGGAGTTCAAATTTGTCATCTAAAACACCTAGCAGTGTAATGATGAATAAGCCTATAATAATTGGAATCCAATTGAAATTTTTCTCAGAGAATAACACAAACCCTATTATAAAGCTGCTAAATATTGCAAGCCCACCTAGCCGCGGCATAAGCTTAACATGAACCTTGCGTTGGCTTGGCTTATCTGTAGCACCAATCCTAAGTGCAACTTTTTTCACAAAAGGTGTTATAATCAATGACAAAATAAAGCAAGCTAAACCTGCTACAAATATCATTTTTGACCTCCTAAAAGCACATCTTTGCTTTTAATCTATAATATTGTTAGTTTATCAAGTTTAAGTACTACGTTATTATAATAAAAATTCAATCTAAATTCCAATTTAAATTTTTTTGACACTAGAGTGGGATATAAATTCCACTCTAGTCTCTAATTATCTTTTTGTAATAATCCAAAAATAGTACAAGGAAAATACTTAGTAAAAGTCCCAGCATTAGTGCTGCAAAATAATTAAATGATTCATTTGGACCGGTTTTAACTGACTCTGTATCAGAATCTAATTGCTCAATAGATAATTCATTAAATATATTTTCATTATCTTTACTAATTGAACTGATCTCCTCATATTGTGCAAGATAATCATTGTAATTTTTCACAGAATTCTGTATCTCGGAACTAGTTTGAACTACATTGACCATTTCCTCTGGAGTAAGTCCATCAATGGTATCTGTAATTTCCTCATTTATATCAATAATTTTGTTTGGACCGAACAAGTTTTCAACTACCAAAACGGAAGGCAACTTCACATTCACTTTCTTTAAATCACTTATAGCTTGGCGTACTTTACTTATCTCTTCGTCCATCTTCTCATTATAATAGCTTGCTCTATCATCTGTTTGTTCCTTCAATAGTAAGGATAATTCTTTATCTGTATTGGAAACTATACTTTGAATCACTTCTTTGTTTAATTGTTCATTGGAACCAGTTTTATTAATTAAGATACCGTTATCTGCACTTGATACTTGAAAGCTAATCATCGCTTTTAGCTCGTCTAGAGAGCTATTAAGATTCATTTCATTAATTACACTCTCCAAGACTTCATCTGAATTCATTACTTCTATAATTCCGTTTGAAGAAAATAATCGTGTAATTTGTGGGTCTAAATCTTGAACAAGTTCTTCATAACTACCTAATTCAATCTTTGTTGTAGCTCTATATGTATCGTTTAAGATAAATTTGTTAAAAACAAAGCCTAGAGCTAGAAAAAATAACGTGATTAGAACTATTAATAACTTTCCTTTCCACAAAGTGAACAGAAAATTCTTTACTTGATTACGTTCTTCCATTATTAAGCCTCCATTTTCTAAGATTCAAGTTTATGAAATCTTAGATATCAATAATACTACAGTTATTATATCAATCATAATGACATTATTTACACTTTAATTCAAGATTATAAGTTATTTTTCAAAAGAACTAAATATTTCGAAAAGTACACATAAATTTAATATCTAACTAAATTCTCAATAGGTTAACAACATCAACAAAGATACCTTGATACCAATATGTTACTCCCTTTAGCGATAAAAAAGTAATTCACCTCAATTGAAAGATTTATCTACCAATTGAGGTGTTTTATATCTATAGAGGGTTAATTTATATTAAAATTCATGTACTCATAGGTGTCGTATGATGCCTGTGATGTACTTTCCTTAATATGAACGACCAACTTATATTTCCCAGATGCAGAAGGTAACCACTCAACGTTGGTATCTGCATTATAATTCTGCAAGAGTCTCCATTTCTTAGTTCCGTAATTATATTCCCAAAACTTATATTCTATACTCTCTGAGCCTCTAGCAGATGCATTTACAATAACACTTGTTCCTATAGGTTGTGGGCTCACTTTATCTGCATTAAACTGGTCTACTATAATTTTCTTGACCGTATAATTGATATATTGGTAATCATCGTAGCTTTTTAATGACCCCTCATTCTTTGCATGAACAACAAGTTTATACTCGCCTGGTTCTACAGGTGACCATATTACATTACTATCTGGACCATAGTCCTGTAAAAGGGACCATTGATTAGTTTTTTTGTTGAATAACCAGAACTTATAATTTGCTGTTTCAGAAATATTACTTGTAGCACTTATCTGGATATCCGTTGCATACGGTTGCGGACTTGGTTTATCCACATTAACACTTGAAATTGTTAATGGATTTGGTTCTAAGACATAGTTTATTGCTTTATACGTGTCATAGCTATTAACAGAGTCACTTTCTTTTACATGCACTACAATTTTATATTTGTCAGCTTTTGATGACGTCCAAGTTATATTTGTATCAACGCTGTAATCTTGTAAAAGCTTCCATTCACCTGTAGTAAGGTTTTGTTCCCAGAACTTGTATAATAAACCTTCACCATTAACTGCTTTTGCATTTACAATAACCTGTGTCCCTTCAAGTTGTGGACTTGGTTTATCTGACGTGAATTGCTGTATCTCTACTAAACTATTTTTCACAAGGTAATCCATCACTTTATATGTGTCGTAGCTTCTAGAAGATGCAGCTTCTTTAACATGAACAACTAATTGGTACTTACCTGCTCTGTCCGGGGTCCATCCTATGTTTGTATCTGTGCTGTAATCTTGAAGTAACTTCCATTCGTCTGTATCCATATTGTGTTGCCAGAATTTATATTGTAACTCTTCCCCGTTGATTGCATTGGCATTTATTATTACTCTAGTTTCTTTTGCTTGGGGACTTGGTAAATCACTAGTATAGCTCTGAATTGATACTGGCTTTGGTTTTACTTGATATTGCATCACCTTATACGTATCATAACTGTTCGTAGAACTTCCTTCACGAACATGCACAACCAGCTCGTAATTTCCAGATTTGTCCGGAGTCCAACCAATATTAGTATCTGCACTATAATCTTGCAGTAATTTCCATTCATCTGTATCTAGATTATGCTGCCAAAACTTATATTGTAAATTATCCCCATTACTTGCTCTTGCATACAATATTACTCTTGTTCCTTCCACTTGTGGACTTGCCTTGTCAACAGTGTAGGTCGTAATAACTGGTTTACCTAATCCATAATGATTAATAACAGTGTCAGCAATCTTTTTAGCCATTTTGTCTTGAAATGACGGACTAGATACTTTATTAGCTTCTGTAACATTTGAAGTAAAACCATTCTCTATTAGAACTGAAGCCATATTAGTATGACGAGTAACATAAAGATTATGATCCTTTGTTCCTGTTGAAGTGTACATTTTATTGAATCCTAAACTAGCTAAGGAATTCGCTAATTCTAAAGAAAGTTCTTTACTATCAGTAGCTGCTTGACCTGGAGTAGAATCATAAACCATACAGTCATTAATACTCGCTCTTTTTGTTACCCCTCTATCCGTGTAATAAATATAGGTGGACCCATTTATTTTCCTCTCATCCACATAATCATATATTCCACCGTTGTGGACAACGTAATAACCAGATTGATCTAAATTAGCTCTATAAGAGCTATAATGAGTACTAATTCCATTAGCATAAGGATTTACACTTGAATCGAAGTGTATGCTAAAAAAAAGATCTGCATCCAAAGAATTTGCGAAATTTGCTCGTTGTTCTAGTGAAAGATATTTATCAGTTTCTCTAGTTAATGTTACATCCGCATATGGGCTTAGATATTTTTCTATTCTCTTCGATAATTGTAAAGTTAAATCTTTTTCTCTTAAACCATTATTTACCGCCCCCGGATCACTTCC is from Radiobacillus kanasensis and encodes:
- a CDS encoding YvrJ family protein; translated protein: MGETWLSFIKDVGFPIAVTFYLMHRIEGKLNILIESIISLPDKLK
- a CDS encoding DUF2922 domain-containing protein produces the protein MKKLELKFFNTEGKTVTISLDAPVEPADPAAVNTAMDTIIAQNALYSSGGDLVEKKEARIVERNVFDIEI
- a CDS encoding DUF1659 domain-containing protein; translated protein: MAVAQKVDSGLQLVFEDGVNPETGETILRRKSFNNVKTTATADQLFAIASALVPLQQKTLNSIQQKDDLLITES
- a CDS encoding glycosyltransferase family 4 protein → MIFVAGLACFILSLIITPFVKKVALRIGATDKPSQRKVHVKLMPRLGGLAIFSSFIIGFVLFSEKNFNWIPIIIGLFIITLLGVLDDKFELPAKIKFGVQLLVAIITVIGGIQIEFITIPFLDRIEFGYLSIPITILWIVGVTNAINLIDGLDGLAAGVSSIALLTISGMAISLGNTFVALLGIMLLSSTLGFLVYNFYPAKIFMGDTGSLLLGYMISVLSLMGLYKNVTFFSLLIPVIILGVPLLDTFFAIIRRIIQRKPLSAPDKLHLHHCLLGLGYSHRQTVLLIYAISGLFSVAAIIFSRTTMWGSTITIVVLLILTELIVESTGLIDKNYRPLLKLLQEEKLKINK
- a CDS encoding Wzz/FepE/Etk N-terminal domain-containing protein, producing the protein MEERNQVKNFLFTLWKGKLLIVLITLFFLALGFVFNKFILNDTYRATTKIELGSYEELVQDLDPQITRLFSSNGIIEVMNSDEVLESVINEMNLNSSLDELKAMISFQVSSADNGILINKTGSNEQLNKEVIQSIVSNTDKELSLLLKEQTDDRASYYNEKMDEEISKVRQAISDLKKVNVKLPSVLVVENLFGPNKIIDINEEITDTIDGLTPEEMVNVVQTSSEIQNSVKNYNDYLAQYEEISSISKDNENIFNELSIEQLDSDTESVKTGPNESFNYFAALMLGLLLSIFLVLFLDYYKKIIRD
- a CDS encoding N-acetylmuramoyl-L-alanine amidase; amino-acid sequence: MKLLSKIICSFALLFGVGSLFNTQVHAESMKIVIDPGHGGSDPGAVNNGLREKDLTLQLSKRIEKYLSPYADVTLTRETDKYLSLEQRANFANSLDADLFFSIHFDSSVNPYANGISTHYSSYRANLDQSGYYVVHNGGIYDYVDERKINGSTYIYYTDRGVTKRASINDCMVYDSTPGQAATDSKELSLELANSLASLGFNKMYTSTGTKDHNLYVTRHTNMASVLIENGFTSNVTEANKVSSPSFQDKMAKKIADTVINHYGLGKPVITTYTVDKASPQVEGTRVILYARASNGDNLQYKFWQHNLDTDEWKLLQDYSADTNIGWTPDKSGNYELVVHVREGSSTNSYDTYKVMQYQVKPKPVSIQSYTSDLPSPQAKETRVIINANAINGEELQYKFWQHNMDTDEWKLLQDYSTDTNIGWTPDRAGKYQLVVHVKEAASSRSYDTYKVMDYLVKNSLVEIQQFTSDKPSPQLEGTQVIVNAKAVNGEGLLYKFWEQNLTTGEWKLLQDYSVDTNITWTSSKADKYKIVVHVKESDSVNSYDTYKAINYVLEPNPLTISSVNVDKPSPQPYATDIQISATSNISETANYKFWLFNKKTNQWSLLQDYGPDSNVIWSPVEPGEYKLVVHAKNEGSLKSYDDYQYINYTVKKIIVDQFNADKVSPQPIGTSVIVNASARGSESIEYKFWEYNYGTKKWRLLQNYNADTNVEWLPSASGKYKLVVHIKESTSQASYDTYEYMNFNIN